CTTAAGACAGATGACAGCGGTTTTAATTGTCAAAAATGCCATCGTACTTATCCAATAATTGACGATATTCCTAAAATGCTTGCTGATGAAGCAGTTATTGAAGAACTTCCTGAAACAAGCCTGAAGTAAGTATATTTAATGAGTATATTAGATAAACCTTTGCACCGTGTTTTATTAATTAGACTAAGATCTATTGGTGATACGGTGTTGATGACTCCTTGCCTAACAGCATTAAAAAATTGGAATCCCTCTTTAGAAATAGATGTTTTATTAGAATCTTTGTCCGCACCTGTTTTAAGTAATCACCCTCAAGTATCTAAGCTATTTGTTTTACCCAAAGTTTCAGGTGAATTAGCAAAAATTCGCGCTCGTTGGCAAATAATTAAAAGCCTTCGCGCCCAATCTTATGATTTAGCTGTAAATTTACATGGAGGAACTACGGGGTTATTTTTAGCAAAATTATCTGGAGCAAAAAAAACTTTGGGCTATAAAGCCAGCAGATATTCATCTTTGCTATCACTTGCAGCACCCAACCCGGAAATCATTTGGCAAAAAGATCAAATTCATTGCGTAGAGCAACAATTAGGCTTACTTAAATGGGCAGGTGTAGAGGTAAATATTCCTTCAGCCTTAAGCCTAGCAACAGATCCGCTAGCTAAACAAACTATAGAAACAAAATTAGTTGGAATTAAAAAACCTTTTTTATTAATTCATCCTGCGGCAGCATTTCAGTCTAAGCAATGGGAAGCTAAAAACTTTGCCGCAGTTATTGAGCATATTTTCAATCGTTACAAAATACCTGCTATTTTGGCTGTAGCTAAAAATGAAGCGCAGGTAGCAGAAAAAATAAAATCTTTTACCAAAGTACCATTAACTAGCTTTGTAGACTTAAACTTATCTGAATTAATGGCTTTAATAGAGCAATCCAGCCTATTTTTAGGAAATGATAGCGGCCCGGCTCATATTGCTGCTGCATTTCAAAAACCTATTGTAGTAATTTTTGGCTCATCAAACTCAAAGGTTTGGCATCCTTGGCTAACAGACTATAAATTACTTAAGGCAGATCTTCCTTGTATTCCCTGTTCTGGCTATAGCTGCTCAGAATTTCCTGAACCAGAATGTATCAAGAAAATTACTGTAGAGAGTGTAATTAATGCGTTAGAAGAACTTTTAGCAAACTCTCTACAATCATTTTTAGTTTAGTTATTAACTTATTGATAAATTACTACTTTATCTGTCTTACTTCTACCAAAAGTTTCTGGATGATACATTTCTTCTGCTTTTGTTGGTGGCACTACAAAAGAACCAATTGTTGTAGCACGTGCAACATAGCTATAAGTATAAACACCGTCCCAAAGTAGCTGTGTAAAAGCTTCTATTCTCTCATCTCTAAAATTTTCGATGTTGATACCAAGTCCCATACCACCAGAACCTTCCAGATCGTCTTAATTCTGCTTCTTCACCTTCTCTAGCCAATTCATTTTTTGGAATACTGCCAGTTGTTGCAAGTGCTGGATTTAAGGCTTCTAGCCCTGCGGGTAGAGGATCGACTAGCGCGACATGATAGCGTCTGCTTTGTGCAACCATACTTAATTTAACTCTTACTCTTGCACCTGCTTTAATTCGCCATGTGCCGTCTTTATCTAAGGTTACATCCGTAGGGTTATCAACTGCTTCATATTTTCTTTCTACAGTAAAACCATATTCTGCTGCCGCTAAATCCAAGCTTTTTGGAGCGTAGCGCATACCAGCACGGTAATAAATACGTCCTACGCCTTCTTTGCTTAAAATCAAGTTTTGTTCTGTATCGCCTAAGTATTTCATTGGAATATTAACTTGATGTTTTTCCGTAGTTCTACCCTTAAATTCATGTTCGCCTGCAAACTTATCCCCTAGCCAAATACGAGCAACAAAATTAGGTGTGACTTTTTCATAAGTTGCAAAATAACGGTCTAAAGCAAGCAATACAAACACATTTTCTTGTGTGCTTTCCCAACGGCCTGCTTTACGATGATCTAGCAAGCCTCTAACTAGCTTAGGTATTAAATCATTATTTGGTTGATCTCTAAGTAAAGCATCTAGCAATATTGCATCTGTTCGATAGTCTGACGCTAAGAGCAAGTAAGCATAATCTTTATAATTTGTTACAAAATGTGCTGTTGCAGCAGTTTCAGTAGCCCTATTGTTAACAAATTGTCTAATTTCTTCTAACTCTTGTTTTGCGCTTGGCTCAGTCGCTAAAACTGACCATAGCCAACCAATGGTTTCTAGCGACAAGTTTTCTAGCTTACGGTTATAAATTATTTCTTTAGCTTTATTTATATCCTTGTCGCCCATTAACTTTCTTACATACAAGGAATAAGCAGTTATTGCATCTCTAGCTTGCTGTGAATAATAATCAGGTATTAAATAGCTTTCTATATTTCTTAAGTAGTTTTGAGCCATTGACAGATTATATTCAGGTACAGCATAGCCTTTTTCTTTTGCTCTTATCATTGCATGTGCTACGTGAACTGTGACATAAGGATCAGACTTTTCACCTTTTCGCCAATAATCAAAGCCTCCATCATTATTTTGCAAGGATTTAAGCTTTGTCATATCAGCAGCAATTCTAGCTTCTATCTCTTCTGCTTTTGGCAAACCTTCAGCCTTAAATGCTCCTAAAACATCTTTTAGCGCGGCAATAGTTAAAACTCTGGATGAAACTTGCTCAGAACATTCATAAGGATAAGAAACTATGTAAAGCACCGCATCGGTTAATTCTTGTAGCTGAGTTGATGAAGTAGAAACCTCTAAACCTCCAAATTGCTTATAAATATCAGCAGGTGCTTTAACAGGCTGAATTATTGCGTCCTCTTCAAAAGTTCCATAAGTTGCAAAAGCTTCTGTAGTTGCAGGAGTCCAAACAGGTAAAGAAACCTGTGCTGCATCTGTCCATTTACCTGACACCGCGCCAATTTGAAAACGAGCTTTGCCAGCCATTTCAGCCGAAACAGGCAGACGAACTTCTACACGTTCATTAGCTGGAACGGTCAAGCGACGGCCTGCGCTACCTGTAATGGTGGCATTTGTAGCCCTCATTGCTACATCAACGCTTAACGGTGTGTCGGTTTGATTTTGTAGCACAATTGGAAACTCAAATTTATCGCCAAAATTAAGAAAACGTGGTGCCGAAGGTCTAACCATTAGCGGCATTCGTGCAGTAAGCGAAGATTCGCCCATACCAAATTTATTTTCCCCTGCTACAGCAATGGCTATAATACGATAGCGCGTCAAGCTATCAGGAAGTTTAACTTTAACTTGTGCATGTCCATTGTTATCAGTAGATAGCGCGGCTTCAAACACTGCTAGCGCGTTAAAATCTTCTCTAACTCTAATAGGTTTTCCATCATTTGGCTGTGGTGCTTTTTTTAGGCATAAAGCTTTCAGAACGAAGTTCTTTTTTAGCTTCTATCCCATTAGCAACACGTGATCGCGCTGGAGCTTCTGCGGCTGGAGGTGGTGGAGGTGGCGGAGGCGTCACTGCACCTATCAGCATCCCCAGCAACACCAGTCATTGACTTCCTACTTTATTTGTTGAAATCTCCATCTCTTGATTGATCCTTCTAATTCTCCTTCTCCACCACCACCTCCAGCGGGAACTTTATTTTGTGCTAGTTCAAGTGCAATATCATCAGCATTAGCTAGCACAATTGAGCTTCTTAAATGTTGGTCAGAGGTTGACGAGCCACGTTGACCATAAAACAAATCTATGGGATTTGGCATTGTATAATTTGATAATGCTAGAATCGCCTCATCCACAAGAAATAAAGCTACTTCGCCATTTTGAACAGGTTTATTAGCTGAATCTAGCAAGTTTAAGTCAATAATGGTTTCGCCACCTGGCTCAATCGCGCTTTTTTGTGGTTTAGCGTTTACGGTTAAAGTTCTACTAATTGGAGGGATGGACAAGTTTAATTGTCCAACTGCAAAAGCTGGTCGTTTAGGTAGCATTGCATCAGGATTGCCATCTGTTGGCTTTGCTCGCTCGGCTTCGCCTACTAAATCAACTTGCAAGTGGACATTTGGTAAATAGCCTTCTTCAATAGGTACTTTGATAATGTAACTTGGTGAATCTATTGTAAATCTTTCACTTTTTACAATTCCTAGTTGACGCAAAGTTAAAAGTCCTTCTGCGGGATAAAAAGGAGCTTGGACAAGGATTTGTGCTGTTTCGCCTACTTTATAATCTTTTTTATCTGGAATTAGCTGGATTTGTTCTTGTTTTAAGTCTCTTTCTGGCAAGGTTTTCCCACCTGAAACCCAAAGCGTCATTTCTGTTTCATTTGGTCGGCCTTTTTCATCGGTAATTTTAGCTGTAAGTTTGTAGCTACCACCTTCTTTTGGTAAAAACTTAACTTCTACAGCGTCGCTAGCAGATTTTATTGACTCAACTTGTGAGTCTACTTCTTTAGACTTGTAGCGACCAAAATCATCATAGTCATATTCAATTCTTGCTAGCCTTAAGTCTATGTTTACATTAGGGATAATTTTGCCGTCTATATCAGTAACAATTGATTTAATGATAAATGGCTCATCTTTACCAACAAAAGTTTTTTCACTTCGCAAGCCTACATAAAGATTAGCAGGATGTACCAGCAAAGTTGAAGACGATGACCAGGCTTGACGGTTAACATCCATCACACTAGCTTGAACATTTAGGCTTGTTGGTTGAGCAGGATTAACTGAGTCAAAATCTATTCTTAAATTGTGTGTTCCATTAGGGCTAGTTTTGCCTTGAAAGCCTTCTGTAACGCTATTTGACTCTTCTGCACCGCCATAATAACGACCAAAGCCATGATGACCATCAGAAATCCACCAAGGAGTCCATTTACCAAAAGTGTAATCACCGCGAT
The window above is part of the Blastocatellia bacterium genome. Proteins encoded here:
- the rfaQ gene encoding putative lipopolysaccharide heptosyltransferase III; the protein is MSILDKPLHRVLLIRLRSIGDTVLMTPCLTALKNWNPSLEIDVLLESLSAPVLSNHPQVSKLFVLPKVSGELAKIRARWQIIKSLRAQSYDLAVNLHGGTTGLFLAKLSGAKKTLGYKASRYSSLLSLAAPNPEIIWQKDQIHCVEQQLGLLKWAGVEVNIPSALSLATDPLAKQTIETKLVGIKKPFLLIHPAAAFQSKQWEAKNFAAVIEHIFNRYKIPAILAVAKNEAQVAEKIKSFTKVPLTSFVDLNLSELMALIEQSSLFLGNDSGPAHIAAAFQKPIVVIFGSSNSKVWHPWLTDYKLLKADLPCIPCSGYSCSEFPEPECIKKITVESVINALEELLANSLQSFLV
- a CDS encoding Trm112 family protein encodes the protein MAISKDLLDMLVCPVCKVKVRLKTDDSGFNCQKCHRTYPIIDDIPKMLADEAVIEELPETSLK